The genomic interval GCATTGTGGCGCACGCGCCCGCCGCACGGAAAACGTGCGGCGGGCGCGAGGGTGGGACTCAGGGGCGCGGTGTATCTCGCTTGGTCAGCTCTCCGGCTGCTCTGCGCCCTCGCGCAGGTGGGCGTGAGCCGCGGCGAAGGCGGCGGCGCGCTCCTCGTCCTCCTCACGGCGCCCGCGCACAACGAGCGCGGTAACGGAGACGGCGAGGCCGCCCCAGACGATGATCATGGCAACGAGCATGAGGATGATGGCCTGGGCGGTCATATCACTTCACCCCCTCGAGAACATCGAGGTCAATGGGCTGGAAGTCGTCGACGGGGGTGCGCCACTTGACCAGGCTGAAGACCACGCTGAGGACGGCTCCGAGCAGGAGCATGCCCCATCCGAAGACGGCCTCGAAGCTGCCTCCATAGCCGTAGCCGTCAGCGGCGTAGGACCCGACTGCCTGGAAGAACATGTAACCGAGGACCACGGGCACGACGAAGGAGATGAGGATCCTCCACCACCAGCCGACCTGGCGGGTCTCAGAGACGAGGTTGAGGTGGCGCTGGAGCTGGGAGGTGCGACGCAGCACCCAGCCGATGCCCACGCACATGATGATGGTGGAGCCGACGACGCCGATGTTGTTGATGTAGGCGTCGACGACGTCGAGGGTGTACAGGCCGGTGGTGGTGGCGAACAGGACGACGGACAGCACCGCGGAGGAGACGCCGGCGACGACCGTCGCACGAGGCACGGACCAGCCGGTCTTCTCCGCGACGGCGGGGGCGACAACCTGGAGGATCGAGATGAAGGAGGTCAGGCCCGCCATGGAGAAGGACCCGAAGAACAGCACGCCGAACAGCGCGCCCCCGGGCATCTGGGAGATGACCGTGGGGAAGGTGACGAAGGACAGTCCGACGCCGGTGATGCCCTCGAGATCGGCGACGCCCACGTTCTTGACGTGGGCCATGAAGCCGAGGGTGGCGAAGACGCCGATGCCGGCGAGGATCTCGAAGGAGGAGTTGGCGAAGGCCGCAGTCAGGCCCGTGCCCACGAGGTTGGAGCGGGGCTTGAGGTAGGAGGCGTAGGTGAGCATGATGCCGAAGCCGACGGACAGGGAGAAGAAGATCTGGCCGAAGGCCGCCAGCCACACCTCATAGTTGCCCAGGGCGCCCCACTGGGGGGTGAACAGAGCGTTGAGGCCGTCGGTGGCCCCGGGCAGCAGCAGGGCGCGCACGACCAGGACGAGGAACATCACCACGAGCAGCGGCAGGAAGATGCGGTTGGCCTTCTCCACTCCCTTGGCCACGCCCCGGGCGACGGTGATGATGCCGAAGACCCACACGAGGACCAGGGGCGCGATGACGCTGAGGATGGGGACGAAGGCGAAGGTGGGCTCCTCGGCCAGGCCGATGTAGCTGTAGAAGAAGGAGCCGGCGTCGTCGCCCCAGGCGAGGGTCACGGAGAAGACCGTGTAGGCCAGGGACCAGCCGACGACGACGGCGTAGTAGGTCATGATGACGAAGCTGATGAAGACCTGCCACCAGCCGAGCCACTCGAAGCGGCGACTCAGGCGGCGGAAGACGGTCGGCGCGGAGCCGCGGAAGCGGTGCCCGAGGGCGTAGTCGAGGAAGAGGACAGGCAGTCCGGCGGCCAGCAGGGCGATGATGTAGGGCACCATGAAGGCGCCACCGCCGTTGGTGTAGGCGACACCGGGGAACCGCCAGATATTGCCGAGGCCGATGGCAGAGCCGATGGCGGCCATGAGGAAGCCGAGCTGGCCGCTCCACTGCTCGCGCTGGGGGCGGGGCTGCGTGGTGCTGGAGGACATAGGGACGGACCTTCCGAGGTCGTGTGTTGTGGTCGCCGCGGGCACATGACGGGCGGCGTCGGACCGTCCCTTCGGGGAGCGGGCGCGGTCCGGGAATGCTCGCACGCTACGCGCGTCCGCTCATCGGAAACATCTTGTCCCGCATCTTGGAACCTGCTGGCTGTGCCACACTGGGACGGCCGTCCGCCGTCGGCCCGGCGCCCAGGGCGCCCCAGCCCTGCCGCCCGGACCCCACGGGGCCCCACAGCGGGCAGCCGCACCCACACGATTTCAAGGAGAGCCATGGCCACCGCGCACATCGCCGCCGAACCTGGAGACTTCGCCCCCGCCGTCCTCATGCCCGGCGACCCTCGACGGGCCCAGCGCATCGCCGAGGCGGTCCTGACCGACGCGCGGCTCGTGACCGACGTGCGCGGCATGCTCGGCTTCACCGGCACCTACGAGGGCAAGCCGCTGTCCGTCATGGGCTCGGGCATGGGTCAGCCCTCCTTCACCATCTACGCCACCGAGCTCTTCAGCCAGTTCGGCGTCGAGCGCATCATCCGTGTGGGCACCGCCGGGGGCATCAGCCCCGAGGTCAAGGTGGGCGACGTCGTCATCGCCACCGGTGCTCACACGGACTCAGCCATGAACCAGTTGCGCGTGCCCGGGGTCAACTTCTCCGCCGTCGCGGACTTCCGCCTGGCGCTGGCGGCCTACGAGGCGGGCGTGGACGCGGGCCTGGGTGAGCGCCTGCACGCGGGCACGATCCTGTCGCGCGACCACTTCTACTTCACGCCCGAGGGGCAGACCCAGGCCCTGGCGGGCTACGGCACGCTGTGCGTGGAGATGGAGGCGGCGGCCCTGTACGGCGTGGCCGCGGAGTTCGGTCGGCAGGCGCTGGCGGTGCTCACCATCTCCGACCACCTGCTCGATCACTCCGAGGACATGAGCGCCGCCGAGCGCGAGACCCGTTTCCAGGACTCCCTGGCGCTGGCGGTTGCCGCGGCGCTGAGCTGACGGGCCCACCCGCCGTCGGCTGTGTGTTGCCGACGGCGGGTGGTTGCCGAAAGCGGGTCGTCGCCGTCGGCGGAATGTTGCCGACGGCGGGGGTGGCCCGGGTGCTCAGGCGCGGCGGGCGGCCTCGTGGGCGGCGCCGACGATGCCCGCGGTGTTGAGCAGCGCGGCGGGGACGATGGGGGCTGTGAGGTCGAGCAGCGGCAGGAACTTCTCGTGGTTCTTCGACACGCCGCCGCCGACGACGAACAGGTCCGGGCTGAAGAGCATCTCCACGTGGGAGTAGTAGCGCTGCAGGCGCTTGGCCCACTTCTTCCACGACAGGTCACGCTGTGTCTTCTGGGCGGAGGAGGCGCGCGTCTCGGCGTCGTGACCGTCGATCTCGAGGTGGCCAAGCTCGGTGTTGGGCACGAGCACGCCGTCGACGACGAGCGCCGAGCCGATGCCCGTGCCGAGCGTCGTGAGGATGACGGTGCCGGCCACGCCCTTGGCGGCGCCGTAGACGACCTCGCCCAGGCCCGCCGCGTCGGCGTCGTTGAGGGTGTGGACCGGTCGGCCCAGGTGCTCGGACATGAGAGTGTCGATGTCGACGCCGACCCAGGACTGGTCGAGGTTGGCGATGAAGGGGATGACCCCGTGGACGATGGGTGCGGGGAAGGAGATGCCGACGGCGACGCCCTCGGGCACCTGGAGGCCATCGATGATCTGGCGGCAGACCTCGGCGACGGCCTCGGGGGTGGAGGGCTGCGGAGTCGCGATGCGGATGCGCTCGCCGATGAACTCGCCGGTGTCGAGGTCGACGAGGGCACCCTTGACGCCGGAGCCGCCGATGTCGATGCCGCATCCGATCGTGGCCATGGTTCCTCCTGGGATGGGGTTCAGAGCCGGCGGGTGGCGCCGACAGCGCGAGGCTACAACCCTCCAGGCTTTGCGTGCGGCGGTACGAGGCCGGTGCGCCGCGCAGGCGCCGATAGGTTGACGTCATGCCAGACGAGACTGCTGCGGTACCGGTGCGCGACACCGGCACCCACGGCGAGCCCGTGGCCCGGGATGCGCTCTACCGCGAGTTCTTCACGGCGCTGTGCATCCACACGGACGATGATGTCCCGCCCTCCGCACCCGTTGAGCCCTGAGCTTTCACGCTGAGGCTTGAGGTCTCCGCTCAGGTCTCAGCGTAAAAGGCCAGTTCTCAGCGTTCTCAGCAGGGCGCAACAATTCATGGTGACCGCCTGCTTCTTGAGGTGTTCGGACTTCAACACCTGGATTGCCTCACGAGCAGGCCGTCCCACTACCTACCCACGACCCCGCGTGTCGCCCCGACACCCCCACGAATAACCCTTTCGGTGTGCGCTTTTGCGCGCGAGCCGGGGCTTATGTTCCGTTAGCCGGGCGCGCGTTCGTCGGCCAGGCCGGTGATGATCTCAACCAGGGTGCGCGCGAGCGGTGGCAGGGGCGAGCGAGGGAGGACTAGCCGCAGCGTGGCGCTCGGACCGTCCTGAAGCGGGATGAAGGCCAGTCCGGGATGCGCGCTGACCCGCGCCGCCGACCGGCCAATGCTCCCCACGCCCTGACCAGCGGCCACCAAGGCGATCCACTCGTCGTAGCTGGCGCACTCGACGGTACGCGCGGGCTGGCCGCCCTCGGGCCATTGCGCCTGGCGGGTGCTTCCGTTGCCGGTGTTGATGACGACCGGGTGCTCAGCCAGCTCCGCCCATGTCAGGCTCTCTCGCCCCGCCAACGGGGAACGCCGGCTGACAACGGCCATGCGTGGCTCGGTCAGGATATCGAAGGAGTTAAACGCTCCCAGATCCGCCTCGTGCCGGATGAGCGCGAGGTCGACGTGCCCGCGGCGCAGGGCCCGCAGTGGATCGTCCTGGCGGGACAGGTGCGCGTGCGCCCCGGTCTCGGACTCGAAGGCGGTGATGACGTGCTCAATCCAGGGATAGGGCAGCGCCCATGTGAAGCCGATGCGGACCGCGCGCGTCTGGCGCGCCTGGGCGAGCGCGGCATCAAGATCAGAGACGATCCGGCAGGCGCGCTCCAGGAACGCCGCGCCTGCCTGCGTGGTCTCGACGCCGTTCCGGGAGCGGTCGAGAAGCCTCACGCCCACGGCGTGCTCGAGCTGCTGGATCGTGCGGCTCAGGGCCGGCTGGGTCAGGTGCAGCTCCCGGCTCGCATGGGTGAGGGAGCCCGCCTGGGCCACAGCGATGAAGGCGCGCAGGTGCCGTATCTCCACGTCCATGCCGCTGGAGCATAGAGCATGCCCGGCAGGCACTTCCCCTCGGACGCGACACTTTTCTACCCTGACAGGCGGATCCTGCCCATCGTTTCTAGGAGACACCAATGGCGTCCACCCCGCTGCTGGCCTCGTCGCTCCCCCTCGCTGCCGCGCCGATGGCAGGAGGCCCCTCCACCGTGGCGCTCGCCGGTGCGGTTGCCGGCGCAGGCGCCTTCCCCTTCCTGGCAGGCGGCTATAGGCCCGTCGAGGCGCTGGCTGAGCAGATCAGTCAGGCCCGTCGGCTGGGGGCCGACTTCGGCGTCAACCTCTTCGTGCCCTCGCGCGCGCCGGTCGACGGTGCCGCGCTCCAGGCCTATGCGCGCGAGCTGGCCCCGGAGGCGCAGGCCTACGGCCTGGACCTGAGCGTCCAGCCCGGCCATGACGACGATGGCTGGCAGGCCAAGCTCGACCTGCTGGTGAGCGACCCGGTGCCGGTGGTCTCCTTCACCTTCGGACTTCCGGAGGACGACGTCGTCCGTCGCCTGCGCGCGGCCGGCACCACAGTGCTGGTGACCGTGACGACGGCGCGGGAGGCCGCAGCCGCTGCCGAGGCCGGAGCGGATGGGCTGGTGGTCCAGGGGCCGCGGGCTGGTGGTCACAGCGCCACCTTCGACCCTTCTCGGACGATCGGTGGCCAGGCCACGGCCGATGTGGTTCAGGAGGTGCGCGGGGCGACCGCGTTGCCCGTCATCGGAACCGGTGGAGTCGGCGGCGGCGAGGATGTCCGGGCGATTCTGGCTGCCGGAGCCCAGATGGTCGCCGTCGGCACGCTGCTGCTGCGCGCCGACGAGGCGGGGACCCCTGAGACGTATCGCCGTGCCCTGGTGGACCCGGCCTTCACGCGCACGATCGTGACACGAGCGTTCAGCGGGCGGCCGGCACGCTCCTTGCGCAACGGGTTCGCTCAGCGGCATCCTCACGCTCCCAGCGCCTACCCGGCGGTCAACCGCCTGACGCTGCCCCTGCGCGCGGCGGCTGCCAGGGCGGGTGACATGCAGCGGATCTCGCTGTGGGCGGGCACCGGCTGGCGTGGCGCCCGCGACGAGAGCGCGGCAGACGCCGTCGCCAGGCTCGCTGCCGCGCTGTGAGCGAGGCGGGGAAGGCCATCGTATGAATGGATCCGGGCCGGCAGTGCGGGACGGTCGTTACGTCGTCGTTGGGGGACCGACGGTCGTCTTTGACCTCGGCGGGCTTCGCCTCATCTCTGACCCCACCTTCGACCCTCCGACCGACTACGGGATGCTGCGCAAGACCGAGGGGCCCGCGGTGGACCCCGAGGCACTGGGGCATCTCGATATCGCGCTGATAAGCCATGATGACCACAAGGACAACCTTGATCACCGAGGACGTCAGGTGGCGCTAGAGGCTGGGGTGGTCATCTCGACGCATCACGCGGCGCGGCGGATGGGCGGTGCGGCGCGGGGCCTGGCCGCGGGAGAGAGCCTCACCCTCGGTGAGCTCACGATCCACGCCGTCGAGGCTGTTCACGGTCCGGCGGACGGTGAACGAGATTCACGGGGCTTCGTCAACTGTGAGGTCATCGGCTTCGTGCTCCAGACGCACGCGACACAGATGTTCCTCAGCGGTGACACCACCTCGCTGGATATGGTGAGAGCGGTGGCCGAGCGCTTCGGCCCGATGGACTACGCGGTGCTCCATGCGGGCCGTGCGAGCGTTCCCGCCAAGTTCGCGGGCCGCCCCTTGTCCATGACGGCTGACCAGGCAGCGACGGCGGCGCGACTGCTGTCGGCCCAGCGCGTCGTCGTGGTGCACCAGACGCAGTGGGCGCACTTCACCCAAGGCCCTGCGCACACACGGGCGGCATTTGAGAGCGCTGGCCTGGGATCCGTCCTTGCTCCCAGCGAGCCCGGCGTGTGGGGGAACCTGATCTAGTGTCGTGTGTCGTTAGTTCTTGAACGGTTGGTTGGGTGGGATCATGGGGTGTGGCTAATCGTCCTGCTCCTGGTCTGTTGTTGCGTGAGGGTGATCGTGGCGAGCTGGAGGCACTGGTGCGTTCGCGCAGCGCGCGGGCGGGGCTGGTGCGGCGGGCGCGGATCGTGCTTCTTGCTGCGGATGGGCTGTCCAATACTGAGATCGCACGGAGGGTGGGCGCCTCGCGTACCACCGTGATCGCGTGGCGCGGCCGCTACCAGCGCCTGGGCATGGAAGGCCTGGAGGACGCTGATCGTCCGGGTCGGCCCCGCAAGGTCGATCGCACCGCGATCGTGACCGCTACGCTGACCCCGCCGCCGAGGTCGTTGGGGGTCACGCACTGGTCCACCCGGCTGCTGGCTGCCCGGCTGGGCGTGTCGGCGGCGACGGTGGCCAGGGCCTGGAGGGCTTACGGGATCAAGCCCTGGCGGGAGCAGTCGTTCCGCTTCTCCACCGACCCCGAGCTGGTCGGCAAGGTCACCGACATCTGCGGCCTGTACTTGGGCACCAACCCCGACGTGCCCGATAACGCGATCGTGCTTTGCGTGGACGAGAAGTCCCAGATCCAGGCACTGGACCGCACCATGCCGGTCCTGCCCATGCAGCCCGGGCTGATCGAGCGCCGCAGCAGCGACTACGTCCGGCACGGCACCACCACCCTGTTCGCGGCGCTGGAGATCGCCACCGGCAAGGTCACCGCCGCCACCAGGCCCCGCCACCGCCACGAGGAGTTCCTCGCCTTCCTGCGACAGGTGGACAGGGCCTACAAGGACGCCATCGACCCGGACACCGGGGAACGCGTCCAGCTGCACCTGGTCATGGACAACTACGCCACCCACAAGCACAAGGACGTGCGCGCCTGGCTGGAGCACCACCCCCACATACACGTCCACCACACCCCCACCCACGCCTCCTGGATGAACCTCGTGGAGGTCTGGTTCTCCCTGATCGAGCGCCAGGCCATACGCCGCGGCGTCTTCAAGTCCGTGCAGGACCTGAACAACAAGCTCCGCGCCTACATCACCGGCTGGAACAAACGCGCCCACCCATTCACCTGGACCAAAACCGCCGAACAGATTCTCACCAAAGCCAACCGCCCAGAAATTAACAACCCAGGACACTAGATGTACTGACCGGAGAGGTTGGTTGAAGGACTGCGATCCGGGCGTGTGAGCAAAATGGGGACTTGCTGGTTGAGTGGGACTCGCAACTGAAGCGTCCTGGGTTTCGTTCCGACCTACTTCCTCAAGGAGAATCGGAACATGCCCCAGAAGTACACCCTCGAGTTCAAGGCGAGGCCCCCTTGGTGTGAGCACCGAGGAGTCTGAACAGATCCGCCGGCTGGGCTACGAGGACCTCGGGCTGTGGCGCCTGACTTTTGACACTGTTAGTGACCCGTTTTGTTGGTGAGGCTGGCCAGGATGTTGGCGGCTTGGCCTTGGGGTTGGCTGGTGGCTGTGAGCTCGTGTCCGTTGATGTTGATGGTGACGTCGATGACGGGTCGTAGGGCTTGCACGATCTTCTTGATGGAGACACCGGTCGCGGCCTGGAGGTGGCGGGCTACGGCTAGGGCGGCGGTGACCACGGTCAGGTGGGCCTCGATGGCTTGGCGGGTGTGGTGGAAGACCGGGCGGGCGCGTAGGTCGTGTTTGGACATGCGGAAGGACTGTTCCACCTTCCACAGATTGTGGTAGTCGGCCACGATCTCGCTGGCGCTCATAGTGCGGGCGGGGATGTTGGTGACATAGCCCTTTAGCCCTTCTAGACGCCGCGCTCTGGCCAGGGCCTTTTCATCCAGGCCTCTTCCTGAGGAGCTGGTGGTGACAAACCTGGCTGAGCGCATGGCTTTTTCCCCGGCAACGATGGCTCTGGCCCGGTTTTCCTGGAGGGTAAGGGTCTTGCTGTCCCTGGCGGCGCGTTTACGCGAGTAGACCCAGATCGCCCGCCACGAGCCCGGGTGTGTCTGTGGGTGCCAGACCGGTTCGTCCTTGAGGTGCTGATTGCGTTCTTGTTTACCACCGTGGCGTGGGGTGATTGTGTCAATGGTCTGCCCGTCGGTGAAGCAGTCCCCGTGCCAGAAGAAGTGCGCTTGGAGGTCCAGGGGTGCCTTGGTCTGTCTGGCCCCGACAATGAAGCCGTAGCCGGCTTGGTCAAGCGCCTGCAAGTTAGCGCTGGAGAGCATCCCGGCATCAGCTACGACTACTAGGTGCTCCGCCCCGGCGCGTTGCTTGAAGGCCTCGATGGTAGGGATGAGGGTGTGGGTCTCGGCTTTGTTGCCTTCCCAGCAGGAGACCTCCAACGGGAAACCGTTACGGTCTGCTAGCAGGCCGACCAGGATCTGGGGATCCACGCGGCGTTCTTTGGAGTAGCCGACCTTGCGCAGCGCGTCTTCTTTCTCTGCTTCGAAGTACAAGGTAGTCACGTCGTACAACACCAAGGACACATCCCCACAGGCCAGGCAATGCTCCAAGGCCGCACGAGCCAGAGCAGAGCGGTAATCACGCTCCACGCAACGGGTCAGGGCACGAAAGTGGGTGCGTGAGTCAAAGGACTCCAGCCCCAAGCTGGTCAACATCGCTGCTATAGCGCTCTTGCTAGTGGGTTCGATCAGCCGGGCCAGGACAATCTGCTTGAAGGCCTCATCGTCCACCGCTTGGTCAAAGCCAAGATCCTGCCAAGCATCGCAAAGGACTTGCCACAACAAGCCGCTGCGGTGGGAAACCAGGTGCGCTGCGCCAATGGCCGTCTGCTGGTAGTCCCCATGCACACCCGGCCTGGAGCCTGCCGACCCCGACGGGAGGTCCAGGTCCAGCTGGAGCTGGCCGGGATGGAGCTTTTCTTGCGCGACCTGGACCAAGGCAGCAAGCTCGCCAGGGGTATGAGCAGAACCGATGTGCTCAACAACCTTGTTACGTCGGCCTTCCTTGACCGCGATCTGCACGGCCGTGGCCCCCGAGGCGGTACGCACTTGACGGATGAACGGGCTCACAAACCCCATCATAACCAGCCTCCTTAGTGACCCAACCCGCCCCCTGCAGCCGCACAAAATCAACGAAAACCCAACCAAAACCACCCAGCCCCACACCAAGTGTCAAAAGTCAGGTCTGAACAGATCCGCCGGCTGGGCTACGAGGACCTCGGGCTGTGGCGCGTGGGTGAGGTCGTGCGCAGGGGCACCGGTGTTGTTCGCGGCGGAGCCAGGCCGCCCCACGAGGAGATGACCCGGTTCATCGACCACTCACCGTGATCGTCTCTTGGGGCCCGGGCCGCTCTGCCGCCCGCTGGGCGCGACGGAGGGGGCCTCATCACCCCCCTGTGGGTGGCGGGCTGCCAGGACCCGCGCGCCATCAGCACGGGCACTGCCAGGTCAGGTCCTCGCAGCCGGGCCGCGGCGGGTCCACACGCACAGCTGCTTGCGTGCACGGGGTGCGCCACGCGGTGCGCCGTGCTGGCTGGGAGTTTGGCCGTCACCCAGCCCCGTCGCGCCCTGACCCCGGAACCAAACCCAGGACGCTTCACGATGAGATCTGAGGTCTCCGATCGGGGATCAGCGCGAAAGCTCAGGGTTGACGGAGTGCACGTACAAACGCATCTACTCACTTGTCAAGAACCGATCGGGCAAGGGGGCTAAGGCGTGACCAGTCGCCGTATCGGAGGTCGAACCATTCCCATCCGTTTGTGTCCGAGGACAACGTCGCGGTGTCGGGGAGTGCATCTCGCAGGTACACATCGGCAACCGCTCCATGGTGGTGAAAGTCTATAGTCTCACCTGCGGCACTAGAGTCGACGTGAAGTGAGAATCGGGAAAAACCACCGATGACAACGGAATCGGTAGCGACCTCCTCGGCCAGCTCGCGCCGGAGAGCGCTGTACCAGCTCTCAGCGAACTCAGGTCGACCGCCGGGGAGGTCGAGTTGTCCGGTATAGGGTCCGCGTGCCTTCCTTACACACAGCAGAGCATCGTCCTGCACTATGCGCGCATAGACGCCGAAGTGGTAGGTGGGAAGGGGACCCGCAGAAATAGTTGCGCCCAACTCGACAGGGCTCTCGGCGGAAGTGAAAGCGGCAACCAATCCCCTCGTCACGTCTATTCCGTCGGAGCCCACTCGAAGCTTTGCCGCAACAACGTCGTGTGGTATATTTTCGAGGCAAGTAGATGTGTCTCTTGCATGTTCACGTGGCGGGGTGAGAAGGCCGAGCCAATCAGGATGATTACTCCAGTCG from Actinomyces respiraculi carries:
- a CDS encoding methionine/alanine import family NSS transporter small subunit, translating into MTAQAIILMLVAMIIVWGGLAVSVTALVVRGRREEDEERAAAFAAAHAHLREGAEQPES
- a CDS encoding sodium-dependent transporter, with product MSSSTTQPRPQREQWSGQLGFLMAAIGSAIGLGNIWRFPGVAYTNGGGAFMVPYIIALLAAGLPVLFLDYALGHRFRGSAPTVFRRLSRRFEWLGWWQVFISFVIMTYYAVVVGWSLAYTVFSVTLAWGDDAGSFFYSYIGLAEEPTFAFVPILSVIAPLVLVWVFGIITVARGVAKGVEKANRIFLPLLVVMFLVLVVRALLLPGATDGLNALFTPQWGALGNYEVWLAAFGQIFFSLSVGFGIMLTYASYLKPRSNLVGTGLTAAFANSSFEILAGIGVFATLGFMAHVKNVGVADLEGITGVGLSFVTFPTVISQMPGGALFGVLFFGSFSMAGLTSFISILQVVAPAVAEKTGWSVPRATVVAGVSSAVLSVVLFATTTGLYTLDVVDAYINNIGVVGSTIIMCVGIGWVLRRTSQLQRHLNLVSETRQVGWWWRILISFVVPVVLGYMFFQAVGSYAADGYGYGGSFEAVFGWGMLLLGAVLSVVFSLVKWRTPVDDFQPIDLDVLEGVK
- the deoD gene encoding purine-nucleoside phosphorylase: MATAHIAAEPGDFAPAVLMPGDPRRAQRIAEAVLTDARLVTDVRGMLGFTGTYEGKPLSVMGSGMGQPSFTIYATELFSQFGVERIIRVGTAGGISPEVKVGDVVIATGAHTDSAMNQLRVPGVNFSAVADFRLALAAYEAGVDAGLGERLHAGTILSRDHFYFTPEGQTQALAGYGTLCVEMEAAALYGVAAEFGRQALAVLTISDHLLDHSEDMSAAERETRFQDSLALAVAAALS
- the ppgK gene encoding polyphosphate--glucose phosphotransferase — translated: MATIGCGIDIGGSGVKGALVDLDTGEFIGERIRIATPQPSTPEAVAEVCRQIIDGLQVPEGVAVGISFPAPIVHGVIPFIANLDQSWVGVDIDTLMSEHLGRPVHTLNDADAAGLGEVVYGAAKGVAGTVILTTLGTGIGSALVVDGVLVPNTELGHLEIDGHDAETRASSAQKTQRDLSWKKWAKRLQRYYSHVEMLFSPDLFVVGGGVSKNHEKFLPLLDLTAPIVPAALLNTAGIVGAAHEAARRA
- a CDS encoding LysR family transcriptional regulator, which encodes MDVEIRHLRAFIAVAQAGSLTHASRELHLTQPALSRTIQQLEHAVGVRLLDRSRNGVETTQAGAAFLERACRIVSDLDAALAQARQTRAVRIGFTWALPYPWIEHVITAFESETGAHAHLSRQDDPLRALRRGHVDLALIRHEADLGAFNSFDILTEPRMAVVSRRSPLAGRESLTWAELAEHPVVINTGNGSTRQAQWPEGGQPARTVECASYDEWIALVAAGQGVGSIGRSAARVSAHPGLAFIPLQDGPSATLRLVLPRSPLPPLARTLVEIITGLADERAPG
- a CDS encoding nitronate monooxygenase, with product MASTPLLASSLPLAAAPMAGGPSTVALAGAVAGAGAFPFLAGGYRPVEALAEQISQARRLGADFGVNLFVPSRAPVDGAALQAYARELAPEAQAYGLDLSVQPGHDDDGWQAKLDLLVSDPVPVVSFTFGLPEDDVVRRLRAAGTTVLVTVTTAREAAAAAEAGADGLVVQGPRAGGHSATFDPSRTIGGQATADVVQEVRGATALPVIGTGGVGGGEDVRAILAAGAQMVAVGTLLLRADEAGTPETYRRALVDPAFTRTIVTRAFSGRPARSLRNGFAQRHPHAPSAYPAVNRLTLPLRAAAARAGDMQRISLWAGTGWRGARDESAADAVARLAAAL
- a CDS encoding MBL fold metallo-hydrolase gives rise to the protein MNGSGPAVRDGRYVVVGGPTVVFDLGGLRLISDPTFDPPTDYGMLRKTEGPAVDPEALGHLDIALISHDDHKDNLDHRGRQVALEAGVVISTHHAARRMGGAARGLAAGESLTLGELTIHAVEAVHGPADGERDSRGFVNCEVIGFVLQTHATQMFLSGDTTSLDMVRAVAERFGPMDYAVLHAGRASVPAKFAGRPLSMTADQAATAARLLSAQRVVVVHQTQWAHFTQGPAHTRAAFESAGLGSVLAPSEPGVWGNLI
- a CDS encoding IS630 family transposase, with the protein product MANRPAPGLLLREGDRGELEALVRSRSARAGLVRRARIVLLAADGLSNTEIARRVGASRTTVIAWRGRYQRLGMEGLEDADRPGRPRKVDRTAIVTATLTPPPRSLGVTHWSTRLLAARLGVSAATVARAWRAYGIKPWREQSFRFSTDPELVGKVTDICGLYLGTNPDVPDNAIVLCVDEKSQIQALDRTMPVLPMQPGLIERRSSDYVRHGTTTLFAALEIATGKVTAATRPRHRHEEFLAFLRQVDRAYKDAIDPDTGERVQLHLVMDNYATHKHKDVRAWLEHHPHIHVHHTPTHASWMNLVEVWFSLIERQAIRRGVFKSVQDLNNKLRAYITGWNKRAHPFTWTKTAEQILTKANRPEINNPGH
- a CDS encoding IS1634 family transposase translates to MSPFIRQVRTASGATAVQIAVKEGRRNKVVEHIGSAHTPGELAALVQVAQEKLHPGQLQLDLDLPSGSAGSRPGVHGDYQQTAIGAAHLVSHRSGLLWQVLCDAWQDLGFDQAVDDEAFKQIVLARLIEPTSKSAIAAMLTSLGLESFDSRTHFRALTRCVERDYRSALARAALEHCLACGDVSLVLYDVTTLYFEAEKEDALRKVGYSKERRVDPQILVGLLADRNGFPLEVSCWEGNKAETHTLIPTIEAFKQRAGAEHLVVVADAGMLSSANLQALDQAGYGFIVGARQTKAPLDLQAHFFWHGDCFTDGQTIDTITPRHGGKQERNQHLKDEPVWHPQTHPGSWRAIWVYSRKRAARDSKTLTLQENRARAIVAGEKAMRSARFVTTSSSGRGLDEKALARARRLEGLKGYVTNIPARTMSASEIVADYHNLWKVEQSFRMSKHDLRARPVFHHTRQAIEAHLTVVTAALAVARHLQAATGVSIKKIVQALRPVIDVTININGHELTATSQPQGQAANILASLTNKTGH